A window of Methylomonas sp. 11b genomic DNA:
GCAACCCCAGGTTATTAGACAGATAGCTGGCCAATTGCACAAAGGCCCTGACATGTTCGGTGGCATGCAGATCGGCGTGCAGCAAAAAGCGATGTAAAAATTGCTGGCCGTCGGCGTGTGTTTTCAGTCCGAACAAATCGTTGTCGTAGCTATTGAAACGCTCCCGAAAATTTCCGCCCAAGGATAAATACACGTCCTCGCGGTCGGCGGTCAGCGGCAGGTATTTGAGCGATTCATAGCTGCTCCGCCGAGTGTGCTTGGCAAGGTATTGGTAATTTTCCTGCCAGCGGTTGCTGTTAAAACCCGGCTCGGACGCTTGCGCGATCCCTGCGGTGCTAATCAGCGAAAAGGCCAATGGCATGAGTCCGGATTTCATTGGCAATGTCCTCTTTTGCGTTATCGCATGAAGGCTAGCCGCTATCAGTAGGCAAAACAGCCGCAGCCCAGTGCCCACGGATTGTCAAACTGCGCTTGTTTTCCAGCATTATCCAGCCCCAACCAGCGCGACAGCTTGCCGTCGTGACCTGAATGATGACCGTGAATCGCACAGGTGTGCGCTGCGCATGAAGCGGCCGATAACGCATAATGCGTTTGCGGTGTTTGATGGCCGCCAAAATAGCGCACTGGTGACCAATCGGGACTGGCTGGCGGCAAAGGCGTATCGAACCGGCTGAAATCATCCGCAGCGTAAACAATCCGCCCGCCTACCATGGTCAGCAGCGAGGTAATGGCCTTGATGGCCTCGTCGGCGACGGTCATAAAATCGTGCGATGTCACGATCAGGTCGGCATACATGCCAGGCGACAACGCGCCTTTTACCGTCTCTTCGTTCGATTTATAGGCGCTACCGGCGCTCCACAGACGCAAGGCCTCTTCGCGTTCCAGGCAATTACTCTCGCCGTAGAGCGGCAACCCGCCGACCGTTCTGCCTGTCACTAGCCAATACAAAGATACCCAGGGATTAAAGCTGGCAACCCGCGTGGCATCGGTGCCGCCGCCTACCGGGATGCCCATTTCCAACATTTTTCGCAGCGGCGGCGTATGCTCGGCTGCCTTTTTACCGTAGCGGTCTACAAAATATTCGCCTTGAAAGGCCATGCGGTGCTGTACCGCAATGCCGCCGCCCAACTTCTTGATGCGCGCCAAATTTTTATCGCTAACAGTTTCCGCATGGTCGAAAAACCAGCGCAGATCGTCGAAACGTGTGTCGCGATCAATCGCCTCGAACACGTCCAGCGCCCGGTCTATGGTTTCATCGTAAGTAGCATGCAGCCGGAACGGCCAGCGATTCTCGACCAAAAACCGAACCACGTCGCCCAGCTCTTTTTCCATACTGGCCGCCATGTCCGGGCGGGGTTGCAGAAAATCTTCGAAATCGGCGGCGGAAAACACCAGCATCTCGCCCGCGCCATTCTGGCGAAAGTAACTGTCGCCGCTGTAAGGTTTGACAACGCCGGCCCATTTCTGAAAATCCGCCAACTCGCCGCCTTTATTTTGGGTAAACAAGTTGTAGGCGATGCGCACGGTCATCTGTCCGTCTGCATGCAGTTTTTCAATCACCTGATAGTCTTCCGGGTAATTTTGAAAACCGCCGCCGGCATCGATGCAACTGGTCACGCCCAAACGATTCAACTCGCGCATGAAATGCCGGGTGGAGTTGATCTGATCGTCTAGCGGCAATTTCGGACCCTTGGCCAAGGTCGAATACAAAATCATCGCATTGGGTTCGGCAATCAACATCCCGGTCGGATTGCCGTTGGCGTCGCGCTGAATTTTGCCGCCGGGCGGATCGAGTGTGTCTTTACCGATGCCAGCGGCGCGCAGCGCGGCGCCGTTCAATAACGCCCGATCATAGAGATGCAGGATAAACACCGGCGTATCCGGCGAAACCGCGTTGATTTCCGCCAGGGTCGGCATCCGCCTTTCCTTAAATTGAAACTCGCTCCAGCCGCCAACCACCCGCACCCATTGCGGTGCCGGCGTTCTGGCCGCTTGCAGCTGCAGCATCGCCAAGGCATCGGCGATGCTGCCGACGCCTTCCCAGCGCAGTTCCATGTTGTAATTCAGGCCGCCGCGAATCAAATGCAGGTGCGAGTCGTTCAAGCCCGGCAGGACCCGTTTACCGTGCAAATCGATGGCGACGGCATCGGGGGTCGCCAGCGCCTGGATCTGTGCATCCGAGCCCAGCGCAAGGACTTTACCGGCGGCGATGGCGATCGCGCTGACCTCCGGCTGAGCAGGATCCAATGTCGTGATTTTGCCATTAAATAAAATGGTCTCCGGGCTAGAAGGATTCATAAGCCAAGCACCTCATCGACTGTATTTATAAGGAAAACGCATTCAATCCGCCGCCGCTTATGGATTAACTTTGTGCGGATATTTGGCGCGTTGCCCATAGTCGTGCACCAGGCTGGCCGCGTAGTCGATACCCATGCCGTACGCGCCAAAATGTTCGCGGGCAATATCCGTTGTGCCGACATAGGTTTCTTTACGACTCCAATCGCGTTGCAGTTCCAAAAGCACCTGCAGCGATGTAATCGACTCCGCGCCATGTTGTTCGGCGCGCCTGATGGCGGCATTGTGCGCTTCTACCGAAGTACCGCCCGAGGCATCGGTATTCATGATGACTTCATAGCCTTCCGCCAACGCGCAGATGGTCGGGAAGATCAGACAAGCTTCCGTCCATAACGCGGCCATCACCAATTTTTTACGTCCGGTTTTTTTAACGGCGGCGACGAAGGCCTCGTCTTCCCAGCTATTCATGCTGGAACGTTCGATTGGGTCCTGCTGCAACACATCCATCAACTCGGGCCAAATATAACCGCTGAATGATTCGGTTTCGACGGCGGTAAGAACGGTAGGAATATTAAACAACTTGGCCGTCTTGGCCATCGCAACGGTGTTGTTCTTGAGTAATTGACGGTCGATATTGGTCACGCCAAAAGCCATTTGCGGTTGATGGTCGATAAATATAAACGCACAATTATCGGGGGTAATAAGTTTTTCGGTGGCTGCGCTCATTGATTGCTCCTTTAAACTAAATTGATTAAGTCAGAATTCACGGACTTGTATTTGACCAAGCTCTGAGACTTGAGTATTGAACAATATTGACTTTTTTCTTAAAAATTAACGTATAAATAAAATGGTTTAATATCTCTCCTGTAAACAAAATGCAAAGTGAAAAATGGCGGTGCCTGTAGGAAAAGCGCTACAAAACCTATGACAGTTTTACCGTACAAATGACAGTAATTCGGCAGGTAAACAATCTCGATTAAGCGTTTCGAAATTGGCCCGGCGTTACCCCGACCTTTCTTTTAAACACGCGGTTTAGATGGCTTTGATCGGCAAAACCGCACAATATCGCAACATCGGTTAATGCGACTCCGGTAGAAATATACTTTTTGGCTTGGATAATTCGATACGCTTGCAGATATTCGTGGGGCGTAATTCCCAAGCATTTTTTAAAATTTCTTAATAGCACAAACGGATTCGATTTAGTGACTTCCGAAAGCTCGTTCAGCGAAATGTTTCGATTATAAAAAGTCCGCAAATATTCAATGGATATTTTCACTTTCGAAGGCTTTAATAGTTGCGGGTAACCGTAATGATTGCCTGTCACTTGCTGCAAAAACCGATTTACGAATAGAGCCAGACAAGTCGATTGTTCCAGGGCACATTGGCTGGCTTCTAAAACTCTATGCGTATCGGCAAAGTAATTCCGTAAATACAGGTTATCAATGATCGGATTTTTGAAATCCAATACAAACTTGCTTAACTCGTGTTTTTCGCAATAATTGATCAGTTGCCGAGGGCTGATTTTGATTTCGCGACAAATTGCACCGTCCTTATTTATAAAAGCCGATTTCAGGGAGAATATCTGCCCCGCATCGCGCATCACTAGACAATTTGGCGTTTCAAGATAGTTCTGACCATTTTGCCGGCTTTTCCAAACCGCACCGGAAAAACCGATAATGGCAATTTCATCGTGAAAGATTTTTTCCAGTGAAATCGACTGCGCGGGCGTTATATCGAAGCGAGAAAAATGGCATCCTTCAATCTGCCAGTTCAGTATTTTGCTGGAAGTAGTGTGTACCATAATTCAGTCTGTCCCGTTATTAAAGTGGTTTTAATAGGCTGCACCAGGACTGCGGTAACGATCGCCACAGTCCGCTGCCGTTGACTTGCGCCCAAGACATAATCCGGACACTAACTTTTAAAAAACCATTTCGCGATTAGCCGGACATAGAGCGGCATAATCAAATACACCACCAAACCGACGATAACCAAAGCCAATACACCCTGGCGAATGCCGAACTCCCCCAGCTGCGGATACTTAACAAATACGGGTTCCATAGCCGGCGGCACATACATCGTCAACGGCCAGATCACCGACGTTGTCACCAGCCATTGTTTCCAACGCCGCGGATGCTTACCCACCGCCGGCGGGGTAAACCAGTAATCGATGCCGGTTTTGATGTCGATCGCTTCTTCGCTGTCCAGAATCCCGGTAATTTCCTGAAGCAACTGCTGGCGTTCCGCAGACAGCTGCCAGAATTCCAAGGCCTGGATTCCGGCAAAGCGCACCACGATCAGATACTCGTTGTGGCCGTCCGGCGGCCGGACGACTTGTACGCCCAAATGCCCCGGAAAGCTCGCCGCGATCGGCATGATTTTGCTTAACCAACGCTCGTATTGCTGAAGGTTGCGCTTACCTTTTTTCAGCCGATGGCGGATGGCGAAAAAAACTTGTTCGTTGTTGGGCGACGTTTGGCTGATTTCGTTCATGGCGCACTACCGGCTGGGTTTCTCATGCGGGCGTAAATCAAACACCAACACTTCGGCATTGTGACCCTGTTGTATGTCGATTAGGCGCTCGCCGCGGATGCGGGCGCCATCGCCCGCGTGCAATACGGTGCCGTTCACGGACAAGGTGCCGCTTAACAGATGCACGTAAGCATAACGGTTATCCGCGAGCGTTAACTGCGCCTGTTCCCCGACATCGAAACAGCCGGCGTAAACCCGCACATCCTGGTAAACCGACAATGATCCTTCCGCACCGTCCGGCGAAATAATCAGCGCCAGCCGGCCTTGTTTTTGCGCGGGGCTAAAATGACTTTGCTGATAGCGCGGCTCGACGCCTTTGCTATTCGGCACTAGCCAAATTTGCAGAAAATGCACTAACTCGCTCTGCGAATGATTGAACTCGCTATGAGTCACGCCTGTTCCGGCAGTCATTAACTGAACGTCGCCGGCTTCGATCACCGAGCCGTTGTCCATCGAGTCTTTGTGCGCCAACGCACCGTCGATGACATAGGTAAAAATTTCCATGTCCCGATGCGGATGCGTACCAAAGCCTTTACCCGGCTGCACAATATCTTCGTTGATCACCAACAAATCGGAAAATCCGCTTTGCTGCGGATCGTAGTAATTGCCGAAGGAAAAAGTGTGTCTTGAGAATAGCCAGTCGAACTGAGCGCTACCTCGGCGGTGGGCGGGACGAATTTCCAGCATGATCTAGCTCCTTTCAAAAATTTCGAATTAACATTAACTCAGCTTTTGTATGGAATATTGGGGTTTTAAGCGAGTGAAATTAGAATACTCCTGAGTTTTTATTATTTAAAACGAGTTATTTTGCTTTTAATATTCGATTTTTTCGAAAGTGGTTTTGGAGTTCTAATGAAGTTATCGCTGGAAGCTATTCAAATTATCGATGCGATCGACCGCACCGGATCGATGTCGGGCGCGGCGGAACTGCTGCATCGCGTACCCTCCACCATTTCCTATGCCGTCGCCAAATTGGAAGAACAATTGGATCTGAAGTTATTCGAACGCAATGGCCCTAAGCTTTCGCTAACTCCGGCCGGAAATGCCTTGTTAAACGAAGGGCGTTTGTTATTGCACGCCTTTGGCGACCTCGAATCTCGACTATATAAAATCGCTTCCGGATATGAAGCCGAGCTGACCGTGGTGTTTGATTCGCTGATACCCAGCAGGGTGTTTATTAACGATTTGCATGAGTTTAATACTCTGGAATGCGGAACCCGCATTCGCTTCACCACGGAAGTGATGAGCGGGGTATGGGAGGCATTACGTGAGGAACGAGCGGATATCGTCATAGCCGTCGGCGATTGTCCGAATTGGAGCGGCTATCAAGTCAGGCAGATCGATACCGTGGATTTTGCATTTTGCGTCGCGCCCGTCCACCCGTTGGCCGCAGCAGATCAGCCAATTAAAGCCGACATGCTGCATAGACATACGGTTATCGCCGTCGCCGATAGCGCCCGGTCGCTGCCGGCAAAAACAGTAGGTTTATTGTCCGGGCAGAAACGCATTACGGTGCCGAATATCGACACCAAAATCCAATTTCAAAGGGCCGGATTGGGCTTTGGCTTTTTACCGCGACGATTAGTTGCCCACGACCTGGAAATCGGATCGCTGATGGAATTGCAGGTTGAGGAAGCGCGTCCGTCGGAACCGGTGTGGCTGGCAATGCGCACTGCAAATAAAGGTGAAGCGGCCAATTGGTGGTACCAAACATTAAGCCGGCCGCTGTTAAGCGACGTTTGAAATATCGGCGCATGCCGTCGCCCAAGCTTAGCGCCGGCTTTGCCGGTTATCGGAGGCGCGGCAAACTCATTTTGGTGTTCACGCCGAAACCGGCGTGGAGTACGTCTGAAAACCGTTCAAAGACCGCTTCAGGCGAATAAAAAGCTCTCCAAACAGGGGGCATAACCGCTGAAAATCGACTTCACGGTCAATTTCAGCGCAAAAGAATCAAGGTTACCGTGGGTAAGGGGAAATATTCGTGAGTTTTTCACCAGCCTGCTAAGCGGCTTTGCTGACAAACAAAACGATGTTGCTGGTGTCCATTTGCGGCCACGCCTGAAAATCGATAGGTAGCTCGAGCAGTGGCCCGGTAACGCATGACTTCAACGAACCATCGGTTGCGATATAGAGTTTTTTCGGTAACTTGACTCTCTGATTGTCGATTTTGGCGGTTTTGGTGTTCATTGCGGTCAGGCTGGTGAATGTTGGGAGACTTCACTTTATTGCCGGTTTCTTATTGCTGCCTTAACCACGCCATGGCACTCGGATTCCGGCAATCCCTGGCGGAATGACAATCTTGGAAAATATGCGCCGTATAATATGACAAATTAGAATGGATTAACGCGTTATTGAATTGTCTGCAACGTATACCTGAAACCCGACATGCTCGAACAAATTAAACTGTTTTTTGAAAAACACCTCTCTTTAGCGTCACCCGAGGTTGTAGCGGAAGCAAGGCTTCAGGAGGCGCTGACTGCCTTAATGACAGAAATGATGACCATGGACGATGTCTGTCAGGATGTCGGACGGGTCAAGATTCTGTCATTGGTGAAAAAGTGTTTTTCGCTCTCCACCGAACAGGCTGAGACCTTGATGACCAATGCGGAACACAAGCGTCGGCAGGCGGTTGATTATTACGAATTTACATCAACAATCAACCGATGCCTAAGCCCTGAGGAGAAGATAAAGTTTGTTAAATCCCTCTGGCAGATCGCCTATGCCGACGGCAACATCGATCCGCAAGAGGAGTATATGGTGCGGAAGATTGCCGACCTTCTCGGCGTCGCGCATAGCGATTTTATTCTGGCCAAACTGCGCGCGAATCCCAATCCCTGAATATCGGCGTATCAACACCTTTCAAAATGAAACACTCATGAAAAAGAGCAAGAAAAACAAAAATCTGTGGCTAAAAGAAGCTGAAATTGAGGTGGGAGATTTGTACTTCACCACCGCCCAGCAATACCGTGCGGTCTTGGCGATGAACGGAGATTTTTTAATTTACGCGCCTAGCTCCGAAGGCATGGAGCCATTAACGGCCGATAGCCAAATGCCGTTTGCAAACTCGCCCGCTAAAAAATGCCAGATTGCCACATTTGCGCAAAAAGAATACCAAGCATTCAATTGGCACGGCGCGTTGGCCGTCAAACACAAACTCTCGGCGTCGCAAATTGCCGAGGCCATCAGTCAATGTAACGCGAAAGCCCCAATCGCGGGCTTGATGGCTGAATAAGCCACTTTACGATTCCGCTGCTTGGCTAAATCGGTGTAAGCGCGCCACTTTGCTTGCGTGAGCGGAATGCCTTCCTATCGAATCGGGGCCTAAATTTAACGTCGTCGCCGTGCCGGCGACGTCCGTTAATCGCTCTGGAAGCCCGAATTCGCGGGGATGACGGCGCCCGAGTGTTTCTAGCTTGGTCTACCCGGGTTATCTTCCCATATAGAGATAAAGGCCGCCCACTAACCACGTCAATATTAATAATGTCCAAGGCAGCCAATGTTGCTGGTAGACAATGATTGTCTCTATTTCCTGACCATCGGGCTCAATCGTTTGCTGTTTTTCGCGTGCAAACTTTTTGCGTTTTTTGTCCAGTTCCCGCGCCTTGGCTTTTTGCTGCTTTTTGTAGCGCTCGATACCTTCTTGAATGCCTTGGGCAATTGACTTGGTTTGCTCTTTGGTTTGGGCCGGACGCTGGTGGGCTCTGGCGATTTTGCCGGCTTCTTCCTGCGTTTGCTGGGACGGCTTTTGATAGAGGTTTTTGCTCATCGTGATTCGATTTGGTGCTGCGGATTGTTTGATTCGGAGTCAGTATGTCGAAATCTTGGGAGCTTGTCATCAGCTGGGTGACGAAACGGCCGGGCTGGGCCGTGGCCCGGTTTGTTACCTTAACGTTAACATCCGACCACTTTGCCCTTGTCGCAATCAGTGAATTTAACTTACTGCGAAGGTGCAGGTAAGTCATTAAAGAGTTAAAGTTTGGCATTAACCTCTAACGTTTTCCTGATTACTCATAACCCTCAGTCAATCTGAGCAAACGCCCCAGTATGGGAGGTGTATTTGAGAGACGTAAGGCAAAAAACGGCCAATTCCTGCCGGTCGAGGTCACGATCTAATTTCAACTATTAAGAGCCTCCGACACCCAATTGAGTGTCCGGATCTAGGCGAGCAAATTGATATTATTACTGCCCCACCCAGGCCAAAATCCACCCGCTTTACCCAAGCCAAATAAATGTGTTGATTCGTAGCAGCCAAAAACTAATGACTGCTACGCCTTAATGAGCGCTAAATTTCAGTCTGTTCTGAAATCTCAAGCGCATCGTCAACCTCAATGCCGAGATACCTAACAGTGCTTTCCAGCTTAAGTATGGCCCAGCAATAACTGAACGGCCCTTAAATTTTTCGTCCGACGATAAATCAAGGTCGCCTTTGTGCGGCGCGTGGTATGAGTCCCATAAGCAGCCGGATCAAGACCAATGGATGTTACCCAATGTTCAACTATTCGCGCATATTGTCGTGTGGAAAGGTGAGGTGACCGATGAATTCGACTGTTAAAAAGATACTCATCAGATTTTAATTGCGCTTGTTTAATCCAGTTTGCTAAAGACTCTCTAGTTTGTTCCGTTATCTCAAATTGAACCGGTCGATGCGTTTTCTGCTGCATGACCATTGCACGTGATAACACCCGGCAACCTTGAGCCACATCGCAGACTTTAAGCTTGACCAAATCACAGCCTCGGAGCTTGCTATCAATGGCAAGATTGAATAAGGCTAGTTCGCGTGTATTTTTGGCCATCTGCAAACGCATGCGTATGGCCCAGATTTCCTTCAATTTTAGCGGCGATTTTTGTCCAATCAACTTGCCTTTGTTCCAGGGTGTGTGTTGATTGTTTTGATTTTCTGGGTTCATGACAAACTCCTAACGGTTGTTTAGGGAGATTTATTGTCACGCCATGGTCTTGATCGGCTCCAGACACTGCGGAAAATGACATTGCTGCCGGTGTAAGACAAAATGATCGTTTTATCGAAATAATGAGTGCTTGTTGCTGTGTATCTATTTTGATACGCTATAAAAATGAATCCAATCCTTTCTGTTAGATTTTTTGCAACTGAAGCTGGTAGCGAGCCTGTCAGAGAATGGTTGAAAGGGTTGTCCGCCCAAGATAGAAAAACGGTTGGCGAAGATATTAAAACGGTGCAATTCGGTTGGCCTTTGGGTATGCCGTTAGTCGCTCATCTCGAAGGCGATATTTGGGAAGTCAGGATTAAGCTGGATAACCGGATCGCTCGCGTCCTGTTTGTAATGGACAAGCATACGATGATATTGCTGCATGGCTTTATCAAGAAAAGCCAAAAAACACCGAAGCCAGAAATCGATTTGGCAAAACAAAGATTAAAAGCATTACGAGGTAAGCAATGAATAGTCAACACGAAGAAAATCCTCATATTGGCAGTGACTTCGATGACTTCCTGAGCGAGGAAGCTATCCTTGAGGAAGTCACGGCGGTAGCGACCAAGCGGGTCATTGCTTGGCAAATATCAGAAGGCATGTCAGCGCTAAAACTCAGTAAAACTGCGATGGCAAAAAAAATGCACACCAGCAGAGCTTCGCTTAATCGATTGTTGGATGAAGAAGATACCAGTTTAA
This region includes:
- a CDS encoding amidohydrolase encodes the protein MNPSSPETILFNGKITTLDPAQPEVSAIAIAAGKVLALGSDAQIQALATPDAVAIDLHGKRVLPGLNDSHLHLIRGGLNYNMELRWEGVGSIADALAMLQLQAARTPAPQWVRVVGGWSEFQFKERRMPTLAEINAVSPDTPVFILHLYDRALLNGAALRAAGIGKDTLDPPGGKIQRDANGNPTGMLIAEPNAMILYSTLAKGPKLPLDDQINSTRHFMRELNRLGVTSCIDAGGGFQNYPEDYQVIEKLHADGQMTVRIAYNLFTQNKGGELADFQKWAGVVKPYSGDSYFRQNGAGEMLVFSAADFEDFLQPRPDMAASMEKELGDVVRFLVENRWPFRLHATYDETIDRALDVFEAIDRDTRFDDLRWFFDHAETVSDKNLARIKKLGGGIAVQHRMAFQGEYFVDRYGKKAAEHTPPLRKMLEMGIPVGGGTDATRVASFNPWVSLYWLVTGRTVGGLPLYGESNCLEREEALRLWSAGSAYKSNEETVKGALSPGMYADLIVTSHDFMTVADEAIKAITSLLTMVGGRIVYAADDFSRFDTPLPPASPDWSPVRYFGGHQTPQTHYALSAASCAAHTCAIHGHHSGHDGKLSRWLGLDNAGKQAQFDNPWALGCGCFAY
- a CDS encoding hydrolase; the protein is MSAATEKLITPDNCAFIFIDHQPQMAFGVTNIDRQLLKNNTVAMAKTAKLFNIPTVLTAVETESFSGYIWPELMDVLQQDPIERSSMNSWEDEAFVAAVKKTGRKKLVMAALWTEACLIFPTICALAEGYEVIMNTDASGGTSVEAHNAAIRRAEQHGAESITSLQVLLELQRDWSRKETYVGTTDIAREHFGAYGMGIDYAASLVHDYGQRAKYPHKVNP
- a CDS encoding helix-turn-helix transcriptional regulator, with the protein product MVHTTSSKILNWQIEGCHFSRFDITPAQSISLEKIFHDEIAIIGFSGAVWKSRQNGQNYLETPNCLVMRDAGQIFSLKSAFINKDGAICREIKISPRQLINYCEKHELSKFVLDFKNPIIDNLYLRNYFADTHRVLEASQCALEQSTCLALFVNRFLQQVTGNHYGYPQLLKPSKVKISIEYLRTFYNRNISLNELSEVTKSNPFVLLRNFKKCLGITPHEYLQAYRIIQAKKYISTGVALTDVAILCGFADQSHLNRVFKRKVGVTPGQFRNA
- a CDS encoding antibiotic biosynthesis monooxygenase — encoded protein: MNEISQTSPNNEQVFFAIRHRLKKGKRNLQQYERWLSKIMPIAASFPGHLGVQVVRPPDGHNEYLIVVRFAGIQALEFWQLSAERQQLLQEITGILDSEEAIDIKTGIDYWFTPPAVGKHPRRWKQWLVTTSVIWPLTMYVPPAMEPVFVKYPQLGEFGIRQGVLALVIVGLVVYLIMPLYVRLIAKWFFKS
- a CDS encoding pirin family protein translates to MLEIRPAHRRGSAQFDWLFSRHTFSFGNYYDPQQSGFSDLLVINEDIVQPGKGFGTHPHRDMEIFTYVIDGALAHKDSMDNGSVIEAGDVQLMTAGTGVTHSEFNHSQSELVHFLQIWLVPNSKGVEPRYQQSHFSPAQKQGRLALIISPDGAEGSLSVYQDVRVYAGCFDVGEQAQLTLADNRYAYVHLLSGTLSVNGTVLHAGDGARIRGERLIDIQQGHNAEVLVFDLRPHEKPSR
- a CDS encoding LysR family transcriptional regulator; amino-acid sequence: MKLSLEAIQIIDAIDRTGSMSGAAELLHRVPSTISYAVAKLEEQLDLKLFERNGPKLSLTPAGNALLNEGRLLLHAFGDLESRLYKIASGYEAELTVVFDSLIPSRVFINDLHEFNTLECGTRIRFTTEVMSGVWEALREERADIVIAVGDCPNWSGYQVRQIDTVDFAFCVAPVHPLAAADQPIKADMLHRHTVIAVADSARSLPAKTVGLLSGQKRITVPNIDTKIQFQRAGLGFGFLPRRLVAHDLEIGSLMELQVEEARPSEPVWLAMRTANKGEAANWWYQTLSRPLLSDV
- a CDS encoding tellurite resistance TerB family protein, with translation MLEQIKLFFEKHLSLASPEVVAEARLQEALTALMTEMMTMDDVCQDVGRVKILSLVKKCFSLSTEQAETLMTNAEHKRRQAVDYYEFTSTINRCLSPEEKIKFVKSLWQIAYADGNIDPQEEYMVRKIADLLGVAHSDFILAKLRANPNP
- a CDS encoding DUF2956 domain-containing protein; the protein is MSKNLYQKPSQQTQEEAGKIARAHQRPAQTKEQTKSIAQGIQEGIERYKKQQKAKARELDKKRKKFAREKQQTIEPDGQEIETIIVYQQHWLPWTLLILTWLVGGLYLYMGR
- a CDS encoding tyrosine-type recombinase/integrase; protein product: MNPENQNNQHTPWNKGKLIGQKSPLKLKEIWAIRMRLQMAKNTRELALFNLAIDSKLRGCDLVKLKVCDVAQGCRVLSRAMVMQQKTHRPVQFEITEQTRESLANWIKQAQLKSDEYLFNSRIHRSPHLSTRQYARIVEHWVTSIGLDPAAYGTHTTRRTKATLIYRRTKNLRAVQLLLGHT
- a CDS encoding type II toxin-antitoxin system RelE/ParE family toxin, producing MNPILSVRFFATEAGSEPVREWLKGLSAQDRKTVGEDIKTVQFGWPLGMPLVAHLEGDIWEVRIKLDNRIARVLFVMDKHTMILLHGFIKKSQKTPKPEIDLAKQRLKALRGKQ
- a CDS encoding XRE family transcriptional regulator, with amino-acid sequence MNSQHEENPHIGSDFDDFLSEEAILEEVTAVATKRVIAWQISEGMSALKLSKTAMAKKMHTSRASLNRLLDEEDTSLTLTTLVSAATALGKKVKIELEPV